The following proteins are co-located in the Vigna unguiculata cultivar IT97K-499-35 chromosome 9, ASM411807v1, whole genome shotgun sequence genome:
- the LOC114162249 gene encoding protein Brevis radix-like 4, whose amino-acid sequence MLTCIARSKKLDSASDDPSSRGAKSLTCQLKEMALKASGSYKQCGPCAPPQSRLSRGGESDSESSRRRWGKELEARLKGISSGEGTPSSSGRRTVVVLEEEAEPKEWVAQVEPGVLITFVSLPRGGNHLKRIRFSRDIFNKWQAQRWWAENYDKVMELYNVQRLNRQAIPLPTPPRSEDESSKRESIEEIPVTPPMGRERPPCNIFRGGGGGGVAMGYSSSDSFDQHSMQSRHYYEPSGVNSTPKVSTISAAAKTDISSSMDADASIRSSSSREADRSGDLSISNASDLDAEWVEQDEPGVYITIRALPGGKRELRRVRFSREKFGEVYARLWWEENRARIHEQYL is encoded by the exons ATGCTCACGTGCATAGCACGTTCCAAGAAACTCGACTCGGCGAGCGACGATCCGAGTTCGCGGGGCGCCAAATCGCTAACATGTCAGCTGAAGGAGATGGCGCTGAAGGCGTCGGGATCGTACAAGCAGTGCGGTCCGTGCGCGCCGCCGCAGAGTCGACTGAGTCGCGGGGGCGAGTCCGATTCGGAGTCGTCGCGGCGGCGGTGGGGGAAGGAGCTGGAGGCGCGGTTGAAGGGGATTTCGAGCGGCGAGGGGACGCCAAGCTCCAGCGGGAGGAGAACGGTGGTGGTGCTGGAAGAGGAGGCGGAGCCGAAGGAGTGGGTGGCGCAGGTTGAGCCCGGCGTTTTGATCACGTTCGTATCGCTTCCGCGTGGCGGGAACCATCTCAAACGGATTCGGTTCAG tCGCGACATTTTTAACAAATGGCAAGCTCAGAGATGGTGGGCAGAGAATTACGACAAGGTGATGGAACTTTACAATGTTCAACGGCTTAACCGGCAAGCTATACCTCTTCCAACTCCACCAAGGTCTGAAGACGAG AGTTCAAAGCGTGAATCAATAGAAGAGATTCCTGTGACACCTCCGATGGGCAGGGAAAGGCCACCGTGTAATATATTCcgtggaggaggaggaggaggggtGGCAATGGGGTACTCATCCTCTGATTCGTTCGATCAGCATTCAATGCAATCACGGCATTACTATGAACCGAGTGGTGTGAACTCAACCCCGAAGGTTTCCACCATTAGTGCTGCTGCCAAGACAGATATCTCATCATCAATGGATGCTGATGCTTCTATCAGAAGTAGCTCATCTAGAGAAGCTGATCGCTCTGGCGATTTATCGATCAGTAATGCCAGTGACCTCGATGCTGAATGGGTTGAGCAGGATGAACCTGGGGTTTACATTACCATCAGAGCTCTCCCTGGCGGCAAAAGGGAGCTCAGACGAGTAAGGTTCAG TCGAGAAAAGTTTGGGGAGGTGTATGCTAGACTGTGGTGGGAAGAGAACCGTGCCAGAATACATGAACAGTACTTGTGA